The Phacochoerus africanus isolate WHEZ1 chromosome 15, ROS_Pafr_v1, whole genome shotgun sequence genome has a segment encoding these proteins:
- the DENR gene encoding density-regulated protein isoform X1: MAADISESGGHDCKGDLKSNTKLDADYPLRVLYCGVCSLPTEYCEYMPDVAKCRQWLEKNFPNEFAKLTVENSPKQEAGITEGQGTAGEEEEKKKQKRGGRGQIKQKKKTVPQKVTIAKIPRAKKKYVTRVCGLATFEIDLKEAQRFFAQKFSCGASVTGEDEIIIQGDFTDDIIDVIQEKWPEVDDDSIEDLGEVKK, encoded by the exons ATGGCTGCTGACATTTCTGAATCTGGTGGGCATGATTGCAAAGGAGACCTGAAGAGCAATACCAAGTTAGATGCAGATTACCCACTTCGAGTCCTTTACTGCGGAG TCTGTTCATTACCAACAGAG TACTGTGAATATATGCCTGATGTTGCTAAATGTAGACAGTGGTTAGAGAAGAATTTTCCAAATGAGTTTGCAAAACTTACTGTAG AAAATTCACCCAAACAAGAAGCTGGAATTACTGAGGGTCAAGGTACAGcaggggaagaagaagagaagaaaaaacaaaagagag GTGGAAGGggtcaaataaaacaaaaaaagaagactgtaCCACAAAAAGTTACGATAGCCAAAATtccaagagcaaagaaaaaatacGTAACAAGAGTGTGTGGCCTTGCAACTTTTG aaattgatCTTAAAGAAGCACAAAGATTTTTTGCTCAGAAATTCTCCTGTGGTGCCTCAGTAACAGGGGAGGATGAAATCATCATTCAGGGAGACTTTACAGATGACATAATTGATGTCATTCAGGAAAAATGGCCAGAG GTGGATGATGATAGCATTGAAGATCTTGGCGAAGTGAAGAAGtga
- the DENR gene encoding density-regulated protein isoform X3 produces MAADISESGGHDCKGDLKSNTKLDADYPLRVLYCGENSPKQEAGITEGQGTAGEEEEKKKQKRGGRGQIKQKKKTVPQKVTIAKIPRAKKKYVTRVCGLATFEIDLKEAQRFFAQKFSCGASVTGEDEIIIQGDFTDDIIDVIQEKWPEVDDDSIEDLGEVKK; encoded by the exons ATGGCTGCTGACATTTCTGAATCTGGTGGGCATGATTGCAAAGGAGACCTGAAGAGCAATACCAAGTTAGATGCAGATTACCCACTTCGAGTCCTTTACTGCGGAG AAAATTCACCCAAACAAGAAGCTGGAATTACTGAGGGTCAAGGTACAGcaggggaagaagaagagaagaaaaaacaaaagagag GTGGAAGGggtcaaataaaacaaaaaaagaagactgtaCCACAAAAAGTTACGATAGCCAAAATtccaagagcaaagaaaaaatacGTAACAAGAGTGTGTGGCCTTGCAACTTTTG aaattgatCTTAAAGAAGCACAAAGATTTTTTGCTCAGAAATTCTCCTGTGGTGCCTCAGTAACAGGGGAGGATGAAATCATCATTCAGGGAGACTTTACAGATGACATAATTGATGTCATTCAGGAAAAATGGCCAGAG GTGGATGATGATAGCATTGAAGATCTTGGCGAAGTGAAGAAGtga
- the DENR gene encoding density-regulated protein isoform X2, with the protein MGHFLWIRCQYCEYMPDVAKCRQWLEKNFPNEFAKLTVENSPKQEAGITEGQGTAGEEEEKKKQKRGGRGQIKQKKKTVPQKVTIAKIPRAKKKYVTRVCGLATFEIDLKEAQRFFAQKFSCGASVTGEDEIIIQGDFTDDIIDVIQEKWPEVDDDSIEDLGEVKK; encoded by the exons ATGGGGCATTTCCTGTGGATAAGATGTCAG TACTGTGAATATATGCCTGATGTTGCTAAATGTAGACAGTGGTTAGAGAAGAATTTTCCAAATGAGTTTGCAAAACTTACTGTAG AAAATTCACCCAAACAAGAAGCTGGAATTACTGAGGGTCAAGGTACAGcaggggaagaagaagagaagaaaaaacaaaagagag GTGGAAGGggtcaaataaaacaaaaaaagaagactgtaCCACAAAAAGTTACGATAGCCAAAATtccaagagcaaagaaaaaatacGTAACAAGAGTGTGTGGCCTTGCAACTTTTG aaattgatCTTAAAGAAGCACAAAGATTTTTTGCTCAGAAATTCTCCTGTGGTGCCTCAGTAACAGGGGAGGATGAAATCATCATTCAGGGAGACTTTACAGATGACATAATTGATGTCATTCAGGAAAAATGGCCAGAG GTGGATGATGATAGCATTGAAGATCTTGGCGAAGTGAAGAAGtga